In a single window of the Anabas testudineus chromosome 19, fAnaTes1.2, whole genome shotgun sequence genome:
- the armc7 gene encoding armadillo repeat-containing protein 7: protein MWKKSSDRFEYLQTLVTEFQDTDIEEAKEQVLANLANFAYDPKNMEYLKQLQVTDLFLDMLTEENENFVEFGMGGLCNLSMDPECRDIILQNSGISLVTNCLSSQREETVLSAITTLMSLLTPLSRSEITHPSILHCMLRFSLSESPRLRNLAAVFLQDCCTEEQVAQAEQQMQGQQTAVGIPLPQD, encoded by the exons ATGTGGAAGAAAAGCTCGGACCGGTTTGAATATTTACAAACTCTCGTCACTGAATTTCAGGACACTGACATCGAAG aGGCAAAGGAGCAAGTGTTGGCTAATTTGGCCAATTTTGCATACGACCCAAAGAACATGGAGTATCTGAAGCAGCTGCAAGTAACCGACCTGTTCTTGGACATGTTGACTGAAGAGAACGAGAACTTTGTGGAGTTTGGAATGG GGGGGCTGTGTAACCTCAGTATGGACCCTGAATGTAGAGACATCATCCTGCAGAACAGTGGGATCAGCTTAGTCACCAACTGTCTGTCCAGCCAGAGGGAAGAGACTGTCCTGTCAGCCATCACCACACTCATGAGCCTCCTGACGCCTCTGTCGCGCTCTGAGATCACTCATCCGTCCATCCTGCACTGCATGTTGCGCTTCTCCCTTTCAGAGAGCCCCCGTCTGCGCAACctggctgctgtgtttctgcaggactGCTGCACCGAGGAGCAGGTGGCCCAGGCGGAGCAGCAGATGCAGGGACAGCAGACAGCAGTCGGGATCCCACTACCCCAGGACTGA
- the acsf2 gene encoding medium-chain acyl-CoA ligase ACSF2, mitochondrial isoform X1 encodes MILQKISFCSQTVRSNCAFSRALKDLRRPWTRHPGLPAASRTIHVDCPPIIPTLTTSYAHGTSTTSLLHSTVGQCLVKSVERWPDREALVFLQDGVRKTFAQFQQDVDQAAAGLLALGLKKGDRLGMWGPNTYEWVLFQFATAKAGIILVSVNPAYQLQEVEFALRKVGCKAVVCPTQFKTQKYCDMLKQICPEMESSSPGDLKSARLPDLRTVIVLDSRQPGMLHFEDVMQAGGSQHIQQLQDLQKKLSFDDPINIQFTSGTTGTPKGATLSHHNIVNNSYLIGKRMGYDWRPNTRVCVPVPLYHCFGSVGGGMSMAMHGVSLVFPSPGYDGKANIAAIESERCTFVYGTPTMYIDMVNQPDLAKRDLSSLEAGIIAGSPCPSELIKEIISVMGIKGITNVYGTTENSPVTFCNSPTDNFERKSDTVGYIIDHLEVKIVNTTTGEIVPLGVTGEIMVRGFCVMLEYWGDEAKTRECITKEGWYKTGDLGSLDGYGYCRIEGRIKDMIIRGGENIYPAEIEQFLHTHPKVKEAQVVGVEDRRMGEEVCACIKLVDGQESTAEEIKAYCKGQIAHFKVPRYVLFVTSYPLTVTGKIQKHKLREQAEEQLGLKKGK; translated from the exons atGATCCTCCAGAAGATTTCCTTCTGCTCCCAAACCGTCCGGAGCAACTGTGCCTTTTCTAGAGCTTTAAAGGATTTAAGGAGACCATGGACACGTCATCCTGGATTACCTGCAGCGAGTCG TACCATCCATGTGGACTGTCCACCCATCATCCCGACTCTCACTACCAGTTATGCCCACGGCACCTCAACCACATCTTTGCTGCACAGCACAGTGGGACAGTGCCTGGTGAAGTCTGTGGAGCGCTGGCCTGACAGAGAAGCCTTGGTCTTTCTACAAGATGGAGTCCGCAAGACATTTGCACAGTTCCAGCAGGAT gtgGACCAGGCTGCAGCTGGACTTCTGGCACTTGGACTGAAGAAAGGAGACCGGCTCGGCATGTGGGGACCCAACACTTACGAATGGGTCCTGTTTCAGTTTGCAACGGCCAAAGCTGGCATCATATTG GTGTCTGTGAACCCAGCGTACCAGCTGCAGGAGGTGGAGTTTGCATTACGAAAG GTTGGTTGTAAAGCTGTAGTGTGCCCCACGCAGTTTAAGACCCAGAAGTACTGTGACATGCTGAAACAGATATGTCCAGAGATGGAGTCATCCAGTCCAGGAGACCTCAAGAGCGCCAG ACTTCCAGATCTGCGCACTGTGATTGTTCTGGACAGTCGACAACCAGGAATGCTCCATTTTGAGGATGTGATGCAGGCAGGCGGCAGCCAGCACatacagcagctgcaggatctGCAGAAGAAACTCTCGTTTGACGACCCGATAAACATCCAGTTTACTTCG GGCACAACTGGGACTCCAAAAGGTGCCACCTTGTCTCATCACAACATTGTCAACAATTCCTACCTCATTGGCAAAAGAATGGGATATGACTGGAGA CCTAACACTCgtgtctgtgtgcctgtgcCTCTGTACCATTGCTTTGGCTCAGTGGGTGGTGGAATGTCTATGGCCATGCACGGTGTGTCCCTAGTCTTTCCCTCTCCGGGATATGATGGAAAGGCTAACATAGCAGCTATTGAGAGTGAAAG ATGCACATTTGTTTACGGTACTCCCACCATGTACATTGATATGGTTAACCAACCCGACTTGGCTAAACGAGACTTGTCATCTCTAGAAGCAG GCATCATAGCTGGTTCCCCTTGTCCTTCAGAGCTTATAAAGGAGATCATTTCTGTAATGGGCATTAAAGGAATAACA AATGTGTACGGCACCACAGAGAACAGCCCTGTGACATTCTGCAACTCGCCAACAGACAACTTTGAGAGGAAGTCGGACACTGTTGGTTACATCATTGATCACCTTGAG GTTAAAATAGTGAATACCACAACTGGAGAAATTGTGCCTCTGGGAGTGACGGGGGAGATCATGGTCCGAGGATTCTGTGTGATGTTGGAGTACTGGGGCGATGAAGCCAAAACACGGGAGTGCATCACTAAAGAAGGCTGGTACAAAACCGG AGACCTCGGCAGCCTGGACGGGTACGGCTACTGTCGAATCGAAGGCAGGATCAAAGACATGATcatcagaggaggagagaacatTTACCCGGCTGAGATCGAACagttcctgcacacacaccccAAAGTGAAGGAGGCACAG GTGGTTGGAGTCGAGGATCGTCGTATGGGTGAGGAGGTGTGTGCCTGTATCAAACTGGTAGACGGACAGGAGAGCACAGCAGAGGAAATCAAAGCTTACTGCAAGGGACAG ATCGCTCACTTCAAGGTTCCACGCTATGTGCTTTTTGTAACCAGCTACCCACTCACTGTTACTGGAAAG ATCCAGAAGCACAAACTACGAGAACAGGCTGAGGAGCAGCTGGGACTGAAGAAGGGAAAATGA
- the acsf2 gene encoding medium-chain acyl-CoA ligase ACSF2, mitochondrial isoform X4: protein MILQKISFCSQTVRSNCAFSRALKDLRRPWTRHPGLPAASRTIHVDCPPIIPTLTTSYAHGTSTTSLLHSTVGQCLVKSVERWPDREALVFLQDGVRKTFAQFQQDVDQAAAGLLALGLKKGDRLGMWGPNTYEWVLFQFATAKAGIILVSVNPAYQLQEVEFALRKVGCKAVVCPTQFKTQKYCDMLKQICPEMESSSPGDLKSARLPDLRTVIVLDSRQPGMLHFEDVMQAGGSQHIQQLQDLQKKLSFDDPINIQFTSGTTGTPKGATLSHHNIVNNSYLIGKRMGYDWRPNTRVCVPVPLYHCFGSVGGGMSMAMHGVSLVFPSPGYDGKANIAAIESERCTFVYGTPTMYIDMVNQPDLAKRDLSSLEAGIIAGSPCPSELIKEIISVMGIKGITNVYGTTENSPVTFCNSPTDNFERKSDTVGYIIDHLEVKIVNTTTGEIVPLGVTGEIMVRGFCVMLEYWGDEAKTRECITKEGWYKTGDLGSLDGYGYCRIEGRIKDMIIRGGENIYPAEIEQFLHTHPKVKEAQVVGVEDRRMGEEVCACIKLVDGQESTAEEIKAYCKGQVRFLMLSQVGSV, encoded by the exons atGATCCTCCAGAAGATTTCCTTCTGCTCCCAAACCGTCCGGAGCAACTGTGCCTTTTCTAGAGCTTTAAAGGATTTAAGGAGACCATGGACACGTCATCCTGGATTACCTGCAGCGAGTCG TACCATCCATGTGGACTGTCCACCCATCATCCCGACTCTCACTACCAGTTATGCCCACGGCACCTCAACCACATCTTTGCTGCACAGCACAGTGGGACAGTGCCTGGTGAAGTCTGTGGAGCGCTGGCCTGACAGAGAAGCCTTGGTCTTTCTACAAGATGGAGTCCGCAAGACATTTGCACAGTTCCAGCAGGAT gtgGACCAGGCTGCAGCTGGACTTCTGGCACTTGGACTGAAGAAAGGAGACCGGCTCGGCATGTGGGGACCCAACACTTACGAATGGGTCCTGTTTCAGTTTGCAACGGCCAAAGCTGGCATCATATTG GTGTCTGTGAACCCAGCGTACCAGCTGCAGGAGGTGGAGTTTGCATTACGAAAG GTTGGTTGTAAAGCTGTAGTGTGCCCCACGCAGTTTAAGACCCAGAAGTACTGTGACATGCTGAAACAGATATGTCCAGAGATGGAGTCATCCAGTCCAGGAGACCTCAAGAGCGCCAG ACTTCCAGATCTGCGCACTGTGATTGTTCTGGACAGTCGACAACCAGGAATGCTCCATTTTGAGGATGTGATGCAGGCAGGCGGCAGCCAGCACatacagcagctgcaggatctGCAGAAGAAACTCTCGTTTGACGACCCGATAAACATCCAGTTTACTTCG GGCACAACTGGGACTCCAAAAGGTGCCACCTTGTCTCATCACAACATTGTCAACAATTCCTACCTCATTGGCAAAAGAATGGGATATGACTGGAGA CCTAACACTCgtgtctgtgtgcctgtgcCTCTGTACCATTGCTTTGGCTCAGTGGGTGGTGGAATGTCTATGGCCATGCACGGTGTGTCCCTAGTCTTTCCCTCTCCGGGATATGATGGAAAGGCTAACATAGCAGCTATTGAGAGTGAAAG ATGCACATTTGTTTACGGTACTCCCACCATGTACATTGATATGGTTAACCAACCCGACTTGGCTAAACGAGACTTGTCATCTCTAGAAGCAG GCATCATAGCTGGTTCCCCTTGTCCTTCAGAGCTTATAAAGGAGATCATTTCTGTAATGGGCATTAAAGGAATAACA AATGTGTACGGCACCACAGAGAACAGCCCTGTGACATTCTGCAACTCGCCAACAGACAACTTTGAGAGGAAGTCGGACACTGTTGGTTACATCATTGATCACCTTGAG GTTAAAATAGTGAATACCACAACTGGAGAAATTGTGCCTCTGGGAGTGACGGGGGAGATCATGGTCCGAGGATTCTGTGTGATGTTGGAGTACTGGGGCGATGAAGCCAAAACACGGGAGTGCATCACTAAAGAAGGCTGGTACAAAACCGG AGACCTCGGCAGCCTGGACGGGTACGGCTACTGTCGAATCGAAGGCAGGATCAAAGACATGATcatcagaggaggagagaacatTTACCCGGCTGAGATCGAACagttcctgcacacacaccccAAAGTGAAGGAGGCACAG GTGGTTGGAGTCGAGGATCGTCGTATGGGTGAGGAGGTGTGTGCCTGTATCAAACTGGTAGACGGACAGGAGAGCACAGCAGAGGAAATCAAAGCTTACTGCAAGGGACAG
- the chad gene encoding chondroadherin: MRCVSWLLLGTCLLVLGPAVQGVPVQCPSLCHCHGDLQHVICDNVGLKKIPRVSEATRLLNLQRNNLGSIPTGAFSESKGLISLHMQHCQLREIGSQAFKGLKKLIYLYLSNNEISSIKSGAFEDLTELTYLYLDGNKISDLGKGIFSPMINLFILQLNHNKLRELRPGTFTGAKDLRWLHMSGNKLTILHPGSLDDVENLAILHLDGNKISTYPSAAMSKLRVVEELTLGRNPMKTIPDNAFQSFGRYMEKLHLDNMGLEKFSDDAFTGVTAIKSLHLDNNKLKSLPRSLEYGTLTNLTLSNNPWNCTCQLAPLRRWMDSSHNRPDAVCASPPTQKDKPVRDSTNFSSCRLKGKRIKKGTRH, translated from the exons ATGCGTTGTGTGAGCTGGCTGCTGCTAGGGACCTGCCTCCTGGTCCTGGGCCCCGCGGTGCAGGGAGTCCCGGTCCAGTGCCCGAGCTTGTGCCACTGCCACGGTGACCTTCAGCATGTCATCTGTGACAACGTTGGGCTGAAGAAGATCCCTCGGGTGTCAGAGGCCACGCGGTTGCTGAACCTGCAGAGGAACAACCTGGGCAGCATTCCCACGGGAGCCTTCAGCGAAAGCAAAGGACTCATTTCTCTGCACATGCAGCACTGTCAGCTCCGAGAGATCGGATCCCAGGCCTTCAAGGGGCTGAAGAAGCTCATCTACCTCTACCTGTCTAACAATGAGATCAGCAGCATCAAGTCCGGCGCCTTTGAGGATCTCACCGAGCTCACCTACCTCTACCTAGATGGGAACAAGATCAGCGATCTCGGCAAGGGCATCTTCTCCCCCATGATCAACCTCTTTATTCTGCAGCTCAACCACAACAAGCTCCGAGAGCTGCGGCCGGGAACCTTTACAGGGGCAAAGGACTTGCGCTGGCTGCATATGAGTGGGAACAAGCTGACCATCCTGCACCCGGGGTCTCTGGATGATGTGGAGAACCTCGCCATACTTCACCTGGACGGGAACAAGATCTCCACATATCCCAGTGCAGCAATGAGCAAACTGCGTGTGGTGGAGGAGCTCACACTGGGGAGGAATCCCATGAAGACCATCCCAGACAACGCCTTTCAGAGCTTTGGACGCTACATGGAGAAACTGCATCTGGACAACATGGGTCTGGAGAAG TTCTCTGATGATGCGTTTACGGGTGTGACTGCAATCAAGTCCCTGCACCTGGACAACAATAAGCTAAAGTCTCTTCCCAGAAGTCTGGAGTATGGCACCCTCACAAACCTCACCCTTTCCAACAACCCATGGAACTGCACGTGCCAGCTCGCTCCACTGCGCAG GTGGATGGACTCTAGTCACAATCGTCCAGATGCAGTGTGTGCATCTCCACCGACACAGAAAGACAAGCCAGTAAGAGATAGCACCAACTTCAGCAGCTGTAGACTGAAGGGAAAGAGAATCAAAAAGGGCACACGTCACTGA